The sequence below is a genomic window from Lysobacter stagni.
TCCCGCATCGGCACGCTGGTGGATTTCGAGGACGTGCAACGCCTGGGCGTGCAGGCCATCCACAGCCGGCGCAGCCGCGAACGCCTGCAGGCGCTGGTGGACCTGCATGCCGCCGGACGCCTGCGGGTGCACGTGCGCGACATCTATCCCCTCGCCTACGCGGCCGTTGCGCATCGCGACGTGGAGAACGGGCACGGCCGTGGCAAGGTGGTACTGATGATCTACAACACCTTCGGCCACGCGCTGTGAACGACGCCCGCCACGACACACTCCGCGACGAGGCGGCGACGGATCCACGCGACCCGCCAGCGCCCAACAACGATTCCACCCCGGCAGCGCACCCGCAACAGAGCTTGTTCGATCGCCCGTATCGCGGCGTGACGTTCGGCGCGGTGGCGCTGGTCGCGCTGTACGCGTTCGAAGCACTGGCCGTCGCCACCGCGATGCCGACCGTGGCGCAGGCGCTCGATGGCCTGTCGCTGTACGCGCTGGCCTTCGGCGGCACGTTGGCCGCATCGGTGGTGGGAATGGTCGCCGCCGGGCGCTGGGCGGACCTGCGCGGACCGGCACCGCCGCTGCGCCACGGCATCGTGTGGTTCGCACTGGGCCTGCTGATCGCCGGCCTTGCGCCATCGATGGGGGTGCTGCTGCTCGGTCGCGTCGTACAGGGTCTTGGCGGCGGAATGATGTCCGTCGCGCTGTACGTCGCCGTCGGGCGTGTCTATCCGCCTGCGTTGCACCCCCGCATCTTCGCCGCGTTCGCGGCGGCGTGGGTCGTGCCGGCGGTGGTCGGGCCGACGATCAGCGGCGCACTGGTCGAACATGTCGGCTGGCGCTGGGTGTTCCTGTCGGTGCCGCTGCTCGCAGTCGCAGCGGCCGCATTCGTGCTGCCGGCGGTGCGCGGGCTGGGCGCGGCGTCCGGCAGCGCACACGACGCCGCAATCACCGAATCGAACCGTCTGGCCTGGGCGATCGGCGCCGCCCTGAGCGCGCTCGCCCTGCACCATGCGGGCCAGCAACGCGGCACGGAAGGCGCTGTATTGCTGGCGGTGTCCGTCGTCGCGCTGATCTCCTGCGCGTGGCGTCTGCTCCCACCAGGCACGCTGCGCGCGGCACGCGGATTGCCAACGGTGATCGCGATGCGCGGCATCGCCTCGTCGGCGTTCTTCGGCACGGAGGTGTTCATCCCGCTGCTGCTCTCGCGCGAACGAGGCCTGTCGCCGACGATGGCCGGCGCGGTGCTCACTGTGGGCGCGCTGGGCTGGTCGCTGGGGTCGTGGTACCGCAGCCGGCCGTCGCAGCCGTTCACGCCGCCGCAATTGCTGCGCATCGGCATGGGAATGATCGTCATCGGTGTGGGCGGCGTGGCGGCTTCGGTGTCGCCTTCCGTGCCGGTCGCGGTGGGCATCGTCGGCTGGATCGCCGCCGGTCTCGGCATGGGCGCGCTGTTTCCGACGCTGTCCGTACTCACGCTGGAACTGTCGCCGGTCAATCGCCAGGGTGTGAACTCCTCTGCACTGCAGCTGTGCGATGCACTGTTCACCGCCGCCGTGCTGGCCATCGGCGGCACCGTGTTCGCGGCGATGCTGGACCGCGCGCCGGCGCTGGCGTACCTCACCGGATTCGCGATATCCGCGTTGCTCGCGTTGCTGGGTGCGGTGCTGGCCTCGCGCGTTCGCGTGGCAATACCGGACTAACGCGCTTCTTCGCTGCGCGCCCAGCGCCAGCCACCGACGATTCCGACCGTCGCGATCGCCACCGCCAGCACCGTGCCGCGCGTGTCCTGTGGCCCGAACTCCAGCACCAGCCACACCAGGAAGGCCGTGAGCGCCCACGCCACGTACAGGCGCCACGACGTCACCCAGTCGAGCACGTGTTCGAGCAATTCAAGCAACAACGACATGGCGGGCACCCTGCCGCACGCGCGGCCCTTCGGGGCCGACAGACTAGCCCGCGGCCCCGCGCATCGCCATCACTTCACGTCGTGGCGGCGCGCCGAACAGGCGCCGGTATTCGCGACTGAACTGCGACGGGCTTTCGTAGCCAACGCGATGACTCGCGGTGGCCGCTTCCACGCCGTCCACCAGCATGAGCCGCCGCGCTTCCTGCAGGCGCAGTTGTTTCTGGAACTGCAGTGGCGTCATGGCGGTGGCGGCCTTGAAGCGCTCGTGCAGCGATGAGGTGCTCATGTGCGAGGCGGCGGCGAGCTGTTCGATGCGCAGCGGTTCGGCATAGCGCAGCTTGATCAGTTCGATGGCGCGCGCCACGCGCTGAGCAGGACCGTCGGCATCGCAGAGTTCACGCAGGCGCTGGCCCAGCTCGCCGGTGAGCACGCGGTAATGAATCTCGCGCAGTGCCAGCGGTGCCAGCACGTTGGCTTCTTCCGGCGTATCGAGCAACCGCACCAGCCGCAGCACCGCGTCCAGCAGGGTTGCGCTGGTGCGCGCCAGGTACACCGCGCGGCTGCCGTTCGACGACGCCTGCGATGCGGGCAGGCGCTGCACCAGCTCGCCTACCACCGCCGGATCGATGTCCATGCGCAGGCACAGGTACGGCCGTTCCGGCGAGGCCTCGATGATCTGTCCGGTGATCGGCAGAGACATCGACACGACCAGGTAGTTGAGCGGGTCGTAATGGAAGACCTCCTCGCCCAGCAGCGCACGCTTCCTCCCCTGCACGACCACGCAGATGCTCGGGTGGTAGACCGTGGGCAGTGGCAGCGAGGTCTCGCTGGCGCGGATCAGCGCCAGGCCCGGGATGGGCGATTCATGCAGACCGTCGCCGGGGACGTTTCGGGCAATCCGGTCGGCCAATTCAGCCTGCTGCGCGGCCAGTTCAGGACGGGCGGCGATCACGTTCAAGGCGTTGTCGTTCATGCGTTTGCGGCCCTCGATGGCGTGCGGCGATTATGCGCGTGCGCATGCGCGACAGGCGTGACATGGATGCTGCGGCGGAGGATCGTGCAAGGATCGGCGAGCAATGGGCTAACGCACGCACGGCCCGCGGGCGGAGGATGTGTCCACCCTCCCCACCCGTCCGGAGTCCCCACGTGAACATTCCGTTTCCCCGCCGCACGCTTGGCCGTCAGGGCCTCACCGTTTCCGCCATCGGTCTGGGTTGCATGGGCATGTCCGATTTCTACGGCCCCAGCGACGAGGCCGAGAACCTCGCCGTACTGAACCACGCACTCGACATCGGCGTGAACTTCCTCGACACCGCCGACATGTACGGCGTGGGCCGCAACGAGGAACTGCTTGCAAAGGTGCTGAAGACACGCCGCAACGACGTCGTTCTGGCCACGAAGTTCGGCAACGTGCGCTCGCCCACCGGTGAGTACCTGGGCATCGACGGCCGCCCCGAGTACGTTGCCGCCGCCTGCGATGCCAGCCTGAAGCGCCTGGGCGTGGACCACATCGATCTGTACTACCAGCATCGCGTGGACCCGAAGGTTCCGATCGAGGACACCGTGGGTGCGATGTCGCGTCTGGTCGAGTCCGGCAAGGTCCGGCACCTCGGCTTGTCCGAAGCCTCGGGCGCCACCATTCGCCGCGCGGCCGCGGTGCACCCGATCGCCGCGTTGCAGAGCGAGTACTCGCTGTGGACGCGCGATGTCGAAGACGA
It includes:
- a CDS encoding MFS transporter, whose amino-acid sequence is MFDRPYRGVTFGAVALVALYAFEALAVATAMPTVAQALDGLSLYALAFGGTLAASVVGMVAAGRWADLRGPAPPLRHGIVWFALGLLIAGLAPSMGVLLLGRVVQGLGGGMMSVALYVAVGRVYPPALHPRIFAAFAAAWVVPAVVGPTISGALVEHVGWRWVFLSVPLLAVAAAAFVLPAVRGLGAASGSAHDAAITESNRLAWAIGAALSALALHHAGQQRGTEGAVLLAVSVVALISCAWRLLPPGTLRAARGLPTVIAMRGIASSAFFGTEVFIPLLLSRERGLSPTMAGAVLTVGALGWSLGSWYRSRPSQPFTPPQLLRIGMGMIVIGVGGVAASVSPSVPVAVGIVGWIAAGLGMGALFPTLSVLTLELSPVNRQGVNSSALQLCDALFTAAVLAIGGTVFAAMLDRAPALAYLTGFAISALLALLGAVLASRVRVAIPD
- a CDS encoding AraC family transcriptional regulator, which gives rise to MNDNALNVIAARPELAAQQAELADRIARNVPGDGLHESPIPGLALIRASETSLPLPTVYHPSICVVVQGRKRALLGEEVFHYDPLNYLVVSMSLPITGQIIEASPERPYLCLRMDIDPAVVGELVQRLPASQASSNGSRAVYLARTSATLLDAVLRLVRLLDTPEEANVLAPLALREIHYRVLTGELGQRLRELCDADGPAQRVARAIELIKLRYAEPLRIEQLAAASHMSTSSLHERFKAATAMTPLQFQKQLRLQEARRLMLVDGVEAATASHRVGYESPSQFSREYRRLFGAPPRREVMAMRGAAG
- a CDS encoding aldo/keto reductase, encoding MPFPRRTLGRQGLTVSAIGLGCMGMSDFYGPSDEAENLAVLNHALDIGVNFLDTADMYGVGRNEELLAKVLKTRRNDVVLATKFGNVRSPTGEYLGIDGRPEYVAAACDASLKRLGVDHIDLYYQHRVDPKVPIEDTVGAMSRLVESGKVRHLGLSEASGATIRRAAAVHPIAALQSEYSLWTRDVEDDALRVCRELGIGFVAYSPLGRGFLTGAIHTTSELADNDWRRQNPRFQDGNIERNQQLVDAVTDLAREHDSTPAQLALAWLLHRGPDIVPIPGTRRIARLDENAGAARIDLTIDEQRRLDDVLATHEVAGTRYPAAGMGTVNA